The sequence below is a genomic window from Selenomonas ruminantium subsp. lactilytica TAM6421.
CGAACTGTTCGCCGACTTCCCGGATAGCAGCGGTGCCGGACTGCACTTCGTCTTTGCCGGCCTGCATGACGCGTACCGCTTCGGCGGTGTCGCTTTGGATGGAGGCGATGCGGGCCTTGATCTGTTCAGCGGAATCCTGGGATTCGGAGGCCAGCTTGCGTACTTCTTCGGCGACTACCGCGAAGCCGCGGCCATGTTCGCCAGCGCGGGCGGCCTCGATGGCGGCATTGAGGGAGAGTAGGTTGGTCTGTTCGGCGATGGAGGAGATGGCTTCGACAATCTGGCCAATCTGGTTGCTGTTTTCGCCCAGCTTCTGTACCACTTCCGCAGAGGCCATTACGCTCTGCTCGATATTGCCCATGCGCTTCACGGCGTTTTCCATCAGCTGGGAACCTCTGTGGGCGGCTTCTGCCGTGCGGTTGGAGGTATCGGTGACGGTCTGGGCCTTGGCCGCCATGGCGGTCACATCGGCGTAGACATCGTCCACGTTTTTCTTGGCTCCGTTGATATCGGAGAGCTGCTGTTCCATACTGAAGGAAACTTCACCTACGGTTTCGGCCACATGTACGGCGGCATCTGCCGACTGCTGGGCGTTGGCGGTGAGTTCCTGGGAGGAAGCGGCCACCTGTTCGCTGGTGGTGGCCATCTTGGTGATGAGCTTGCGCAGGTTGGTGCTCATGGTATTGAAGGCTGTAGTCAGTGAACCAATCTCGTCATTGGATTCCACCGGCAGGGTGTCGATGGCCAGATTGCCCTGGGCCATCTGGGTGGCATGGCCTTCCAATTTGGCCAGCGGGCCGATGATGCGCGCGGAAAAGCTCCGGCAGATAAAGCCAATCAGCAGCAGGCCGGCCAAAGTGAGGATGATGAACACCCATTTCAGGTGCACAAGGGAGGCAAAGACAAAGTCACTGGGTACGGATATGCCCATAATCCAGCCAGTGGAGGGCACGGTCTGATAGGCAAATACCTTGTCCACGCCATCAAGGGTAAATTCAAAATAACCTTCGCCGTTTTTGACCATTTCGTCAAAGTGCTGGCCCAGGCCGTTGATTTCCTGGAACTTCTTCATAGGCTCCCCGGCACCGGAGGTGGCCAGGATATTGCCGCTTTTTTCCATGACAATGCCGACGCCCTCGCCGTGATACTTCATCTTGTTGACCTGCTCGCTGATGGCATCGAGAGCGATATCCACGCAGGTAGCGCCGATGAACTGGCCGTTGGCCTTGACCGGTGCAGCTACGGATACCACTAGTTTACCGGTGCTGGCGGCTACATAAGCTTCGGTGAACAATACCTTATCCTGAGCCTTGGCCTCTTTGTACCAAGGGCGTTGGCGGGGGTCGCGCTTGCCGGTCTTGTCCCCGGTGTAGAAGCCCATCCACCAGCCGTCTTCGGTACCGCCGGTCATTTCGAGGATTTCCTTGTCGGAAATGGTGGTGCCCAGAGTCTCCTTGTTGTGCATGATGTCATAGTTGCCGTTGAGGCTGGTCATGTAGTTGGTGGTAGCTTCACCGAAGGCCCGTTTTTCCCGCAGCCAGCCATCCAGTTCCATGGCTTCCCGGGAAACCGTCGCCCGCAATTCACTGTCCACGCTTTTGCCCAGGTCATTGCTGGCCATTATATAGCCAGTAATGGCCACAATGGCCATCAGCAGTCCCATGATGCCCGAGAGCGCCATGAATTTTTGTCGCAAACCCATAAATTTCCCCTCTTTCCTGGCAGGTTTTATCCCGTCTAAAATAAAATTACATCCTAATTGCTTTACTTCGCGAAAGGCGGGCAAAATCCTGCTGTTTCGTTCTGCGCGAAAAATAAAAAACTGCCCCCGGAAGGGGGCAGTGGAGCC
It includes:
- a CDS encoding methyl-accepting chemotaxis protein; the protein is MGLRQKFMALSGIMGLLMAIVAITGYIMASNDLGKSVDSELRATVSREAMELDGWLREKRAFGEATTNYMTSLNGNYDIMHNKETLGTTISDKEILEMTGGTEDGWWMGFYTGDKTGKRDPRQRPWYKEAKAQDKVLFTEAYVAASTGKLVVSVAAPVKANGQFIGATCVDIALDAISEQVNKMKYHGEGVGIVMEKSGNILATSGAGEPMKKFQEINGLGQHFDEMVKNGEGYFEFTLDGVDKVFAYQTVPSTGWIMGISVPSDFVFASLVHLKWVFIILTLAGLLLIGFICRSFSARIIGPLAKLEGHATQMAQGNLAIDTLPVESNDEIGSLTTAFNTMSTNLRKLITKMATTSEQVAASSQELTANAQQSADAAVHVAETVGEVSFSMEQQLSDINGAKKNVDDVYADVTAMAAKAQTVTDTSNRTAEAAHRGSQLMENAVKRMGNIEQSVMASAEVVQKLGENSNQIGQIVEAISSIAEQTNLLSLNAAIEAARAGEHGRGFAVVAEEVRKLASESQDSAEQIKARIASIQSDTAEAVRVMQAGKDEVQSGTAAIREVGEQFEGILSMVNGIQQQMEEINTSVETVATGAGNIVTAVDSIDSISRKTSENTQSISAATEEQSASNEEIAAASQALAHMATDMQTAIGQFKL